In the Longimicrobiales bacterium genome, one interval contains:
- a CDS encoding CoA pyrophosphatase codes for MSEALASYASDAQDPPIQEGDRLQAAVSLVLRARPNLEVLLIKRAKSERDPWSGHMALPGGRRDYDDMDIVDTAMREAMEEVGLDLKLLGRTLGRLDDVAPSSPHLPTLTITPFVFGIGALATAHVASYEVAEVFWVPIDELRDPVALSTVEILLPSGPRDFPCYRIAGEVVWGLTFRIITQFLEIYPHLELEKTAAATRSTIKGGNPPDHQSPPAAEKEPRA; via the coding sequence TTGAGCGAAGCACTCGCGTCCTACGCCAGTGATGCGCAAGATCCGCCCATTCAGGAAGGCGACCGGCTACAGGCCGCAGTTTCGTTGGTATTAAGAGCCAGGCCAAATCTCGAGGTTCTTCTCATCAAGCGCGCCAAGTCCGAGCGTGACCCGTGGTCCGGGCACATGGCCCTACCTGGCGGCCGCCGCGACTACGATGACATGGACATCGTCGACACCGCGATGAGGGAGGCCATGGAGGAAGTCGGCCTCGATCTCAAACTCCTCGGCAGGACGCTGGGCCGACTCGACGATGTAGCACCATCGTCTCCTCACCTACCGACCCTGACGATCACTCCCTTCGTCTTCGGCATCGGCGCCCTGGCCACAGCCCACGTCGCCAGCTACGAGGTCGCAGAGGTGTTCTGGGTCCCCATAGACGAACTCCGAGACCCCGTAGCACTCTCCACGGTCGAAATCCTACTCCCGAGCGGCCCCCGAGACTTCCCCTGCTACCGGATCGCCGGAGAGGTCGTCTGGGGTCTCACCTTCCGGATAATCACCCAGTTCTTAGAGATCTATCCCCATCTCGAACTGGAAAAAACAGCAGCCGCCACCCGCTCCACAATCAAGGGCGGCAACCCACCCGACCATCAGAGCCCCCCCGCCGCCGAGAAGGAACCACGCGCCTAA
- a CDS encoding radical SAM protein: MVDAPEPFLRITEIFHSVQGESTWAGLPCTFVRITGCPLRCTWCDTAYAFHGGTRMTFPEILDKVRSHSAKVVEVTGGEPLSHKAAFPLIELLLDDGYTVLVETSGAFDVAPVDDRAHIIMDLKCPGSGEVGKNMWSNLDHLSGKDEIKFVVKDREDYEWTRDTIRDRGLDTRLDEGTLRALLVSPVWGDIDLEALTGWILEDGLPVRFQIQLHKLIWGPDTIGV; the protein is encoded by the coding sequence GTGGTTGACGCCCCGGAGCCCTTCCTCCGCATTACCGAGATCTTCCACTCGGTCCAAGGTGAGTCGACCTGGGCCGGATTGCCTTGCACGTTCGTCCGGATCACGGGGTGCCCGCTCCGTTGTACCTGGTGCGACACTGCATACGCCTTTCACGGCGGGACCCGGATGACCTTCCCGGAAATCCTGGACAAGGTCCGAAGCCACTCGGCGAAGGTGGTGGAAGTAACCGGAGGCGAACCGCTCTCGCACAAAGCCGCGTTTCCCCTGATCGAGCTGCTTCTGGACGACGGCTACACCGTCCTCGTCGAGACATCGGGCGCCTTCGACGTCGCCCCTGTCGATGACCGAGCACACATCATTATGGACCTGAAGTGCCCGGGGTCCGGCGAGGTCGGGAAGAACATGTGGAGCAACCTGGATCACCTCAGCGGCAAAGACGAAATCAAGTTCGTCGTAAAGGACCGCGAGGATTACGAGTGGACCCGGGACACCATCCGAGACCGAGGCCTCGACACCCGCCTCGATGAAGGCACGCTTCGAGCGCTTCTGGTCTCTCCCGTTTGGGGTGATATCGACCTAGAGGCACTCACCGGATGGATTCTTGAAGACGGACTCCCGGTGCGTTTCCAAATACAACTGCACAAGCTCATCTGGGGGCCAGACACTATAGGGGTGTGA